The DNA window TGGGCATTGTTTTTCTGCAAAACTTTGTTGTCAATAGCCTTCTGAGGCTGTCGATGTCTCTGATGTAACCAATGAAAGCGCAGGTGATACCATGAAATTCACACCCCTTGATATTCAACAGCAGCAGTTTAAAATCAAGTTTAGAGGTTTTGATGTCCGTGAGGTGGACGCATTTCTCGAACATCTGGCGGATGCTGTTGAATCTTTGCAGCGTGAAAACGAGAGCTTGCAGACAGAAGTCCGCAGGCTCAAGCTTGAATGCCAGGGATACCAGGAGCGCGAAGAAACCTTTAAACGCGCCATGCTCAATTCCCAGACGGTTTTGGAGCAGATGAAACAGAATGCGCAAAAATCGGCCGAACTGATTATTGCCGACGCTGAAGTTAAGGCCGAGAAAATTCTCAACAGAGCCCACAACCGGCTGGCCCAGCTTCATGAAGATATTGCCGAACTCAAACGCCAGCGCATGCAGATCGAGGTCCAAATCCGCTCAATTTTGGAAAGCCATACCACACTTCTTAACATCGGCACCGAAGAAACCAGGACCATGGACGAGGAAGATGCCAAATTGAAAGTGT is part of the Candidatus Desulfatibia profunda genome and encodes:
- a CDS encoding DivIVA domain-containing protein; this translates as MKFTPLDIQQQQFKIKFRGFDVREVDAFLEHLADAVESLQRENESLQTEVRRLKLECQGYQEREETFKRAMLNSQTVLEQMKQNAQKSAELIIADAEVKAEKILNRAHNRLAQLHEDIAELKRQRMQIEVQIRSILESHTTLLNIGTEETRTMDEEDAKLKVLKQP